The following are encoded in a window of Sminthopsis crassicaudata isolate SCR6 chromosome 3, ASM4859323v1, whole genome shotgun sequence genomic DNA:
- the OR51S1 gene encoding olfactory receptor 51S1, with product MVPTFLLVGIPGLVTTPSWWALIFIAIYLLCALGNGTVLWVIAVEPSLHRPMYYFLFLLGVSDMGLVTALMPTLLKLSLFDSHTVPAFACFLQMFFIHFFSVMESSVLLAMAFDRALAICHPLRYPALLTNSVTSKIGLTIIFRCLSLHLPLPFLLAWMPYCHPQVLSHSYCLHPDISRLSCPGAQGATYSFFVVLSAMGLDPVLIFLSYALIGQALRDVISPEERRRAQNTCAVHISAVLLFYVPMILLAFVDRLRLPIPHAAHTFLSYIHFLLPPLLNPVLYSVKMREIREKILRQLQPVKVRSFP from the coding sequence ATGGTTCCTACCTTCCTACTGGTAGGCATCCCAGGACTGGTGACTACACCATCATGGTGGGCCCTAATTTTTATTGCCATTTACCTCCTGTGTGCTCTGGGAAATGGAACAGTTCTCTGGGTTATTGCTGTGGAGCCTTCACTCCACCGCCCAATGTACTACTTTCTCTTCCTGCTGGGTGTGTCAGACATGGGTCTGGTCACAGCACTAATGCCCACATTGTTGAAACTTTCCCTTTTTGATTCCCACACAGTTCCAGCATTTGCCTGTTTCCTCCAGatgttctttattcattttttttctgtcatggagTCTTCTGTTCTGCTTGCAATGGCCTTTGACCGGGCACTGGCCATCTGTCATCCTCTCCGTTATCCAGCTCTACTCACAAATAGTGTAACTAGCAAGATAGGACTGACCATCATCTTCCGTTGTTTGAGTCTCCATCTACCCTTGCCGTTTCTTTTGGCCTGGATGCCTTACTGCCATCCCCAGGTCTTATCCCACTCTTATTGCTTACATCCAGATATTTCCCGGCTATCCTGTCCTGGGGCCCAAGGTGCAACCTACAGCTTCTTTGTGGTCTTGTCTGCTATGGGTTTGGACCCTGTCCTCATCTTTTTGTCCTATGCCCTCATTGGACAGGCACTTCGTGATGTAATTTCACCTGAAGAGCGTCGCCGTGCCCAGAACACCTGTGCTGTACACATCTCTGCTGTGCTTCTTTTCTATGTACCTATGATACTCCTAGCATTTGTTGACCGACTGAGGTTACCCATTCCCCATGCTGCCCACACTTTTCTCTCCTATATCCACTTCCTTCTTCCACCTCTGCTCAACCCCGTACTCTATAGTGTCAAGATGAGAGAGATCAGGGAAAAGATCCTCAGACAGCTTCAACCTGTGAAAGTCAGATCTTTTCCATGA